Within Triticum dicoccoides isolate Atlit2015 ecotype Zavitan chromosome 1B, WEW_v2.0, whole genome shotgun sequence, the genomic segment GCAACCTAGACTTGATAATTCTAAAAGATCTTTCGAGACGGAACTAAATGCTCAAAAAGTTTGTATCCATGGTTCAGTAAATCCTAGCGCACTGCCTTCTTTTATCTGAACCACAACAAGCCAAGCAAGTAGCACTAGCACTACTGATGCGGTATAAACCTCACAACTGAATGTACATTCATCTGTGAACAGAGCTAAACTATGGCTTCAGCCCTCTTATCACACtttttctcaaatttcacaaaagcaGTTGCTATCAAGATTTCAGTTTATTTTCGTTTGGTTAAATCTCAGATTGGATCCAGGATGGCAAGAAGTTTTCTACGCTCCCAGGTAACAGATGTTCATCCACAACATACATTCTCGACAAATACAATGGAAATACAATTCTGAGATAGCTGGGGCAACGTGAGCTCAGATCCCACTACAGATGCTACAAGAGTTGTTCCATAAACACTACGCATGAGAGGAACTACAACAACACAAGTTAGACAGGTCCATGTAGAATCAGGTATCATATTCAGTCAACTACAGCTAGTCTGCGGGGTCGGTAGAGAGAGTTTCGCAGGTCCTGCCTTGTCGGTAGAGGCAGCTGATTCTTCTGCTGGCTCGATCGTGCGAGACCTCTTCTGATCCGCTGCCAGCTCTTCCACACGACTGGTGCCTATCTGTATAAGCCTATGACTTTTCCTAGCAGTGCCGGTATGGTAGTTCTTCTTACGATATTTCCTCTTCACTCTCACTGACTTTGCATCCCCACCTTCAGAAGTGAGAGCTTTTGGAGTGGTGGAAGTTGGGCCTGCAGCAGATCAACATTAACATTTTTTCAGGAAGGCCAATGTTAAACTTCAAATAACAGGAATTTGTTGCAATGCTTCCTCGAATGGATCGTTCACATGATAAACACACAACTGCAATGACAAAGGGTAGAGAGGAATTTACCGGGGAATGACGCTGATGTTGGAGAGCGATGACAGTTCGGTGACTTAGCCGTATCAAGAGGTGCTTTTTTGGTGACGAAGGACAATGGGGTAGCTTCCAAAGCATTTCCAGACTCAGCAGCATCTTGCCTCCCTTCATTAGCTGCAACAAAAGGTGCTTTCTCCGTAACCATGGACGATGCGGTGGCTTCAAAAGCATGTCCGCACTCAGCAGCCTCTTGACTTCCTTCACTAGCTACAACAAACACAGCAGGCACATCTTGGCTACCTTCACCAGCTAGGAGAAACATACCCTGCCTATCAAGCAACGTCACCCGGTCTTGAGTTGCAATTTGATCCTTCTGAACAGTCTCCTCATCGCTGCTCAAGTCAATAATATTATCATCACTCAGCTCTATGAAATCTACTATAGTCATTGTGTGGCCTGAAATAGAATAAATGTGTGAGCAGTGATTAATGAAAAGTGGTGCAGTAATAAAAAGAAGCTGAAGCTATATCTATCAATCCGTCATCTTTTACCTTGACAGGCTCTCTAAGAGCATTCTCTATTTCTAGTACATGTGCTAAAAGATAAAACACTAAATGTACTTTTAAGTAAACATAGCTTCGCATAATTCATCTTAACCGTGGAAAAAACCTAAAATTCGAGCTCTGGAATAATCCAGCTTCAGTACACCATAAAGATATTTATTTTTTTGCGAATTCAATAGACTATATAAGATGACTCAGAACAGACCCTTGATTTTTACCACTGAAGATATACAACATGGTTTGGCTGGATATTGCATACATAAGGTAGTTTGGTCATGTAAAAATGAAGCTACAATGCTAGACCAAGCAGTGTCATAAATCTGAATAAAATTGTTAAGTATAAAAATACTGAATTAAGACACTTCAATCGCATAGCTCAATATCTAGTAGCTAAATGTTTTATTCAAGATCATGATACCATGCTGGAATGTGCCTGTGTTAACTGTTCTGCATAGTTTCAATTTAGGAAAATATCTATGAAGATAGTAAACAAGTAATAAAGGTATGAAAATAGGAAACCTTATACTAGAAGAATTCCCAGCAGTTACGGAGCTAATCTTATTAAACGCTGGCCCAAGTTTACTCAGCTTTACTGGATCAAACTGTGCACAAAGATCACCAGAGAAACCATGACAAAATAGTAAGGAAAAAAGGTGTGCTGATGGTCATGTATTTATGTCGTGTTGATGAGTTATTCTTCTGTATACCACAAATGCTTAGAAGAAACAGTTCGGAAATACTCATATCAAGGAGATCATATGGAAACAACGAATCTGGAAGAGAAGACATGGAGCAAACCTTGTTTCTCCGCTTCCCCTTCTCACTCCCCCACCAGCCTACTTCCTGCCTTGCTTGGCCCCGCTTGCCAATTCCCAACAAGATGGAAGATCAGAGCTCTGCGAAGAAACCAGCGGGGGTCGCATGTTTAAGGCGAGCAAGAACCGTCACAAAATCAACTCCAATTCCAAGAAACAGAGGGTTCCTAATCCTCACCCGCGCGCGGGGGCGGGACAGATCGACCGGAGGCCTCGGCTCTGCGCCCCAATGCGGCCCAGCGGAGGAGGACGACGAGTGGATCTGCTTGATTATTTGGGAGCTGGACCGGCTCTCTCAAGAAGGCGAGTCTGGTGCtctgctcctctcccatggccacgGGGTGGGGTGGAAGAGGACGGAGCCATGAGATGAGAGAGCGTCGCTGAGTGATGGCATTGGGGTTTCTGTACCGTGGGACCCACTGGGAAACAGAAGGAAGAGCACGTCAAGCTCCTTTCACTTTATTATTATTATCGGCCGAAATTGCACTTACAAAAGAAACTCGAAATTTGATGAACCCATGGTCTGTCTGCACACAATGCATAGGGGATCAAAGAATTTTTGGACGAAAAGAAAGCACACATATCCCTGTCATTGAGGCTGACTTGACGGAAAATGTACTGGCCTCCGCTTCCGGCCGTCGCTCGGGTGACCGGAGGCGGAGGGGAGGTGATCATCTTATCGACGTGAGTCTCTATCGTTTTTGTGTCCATGGGTCCATTTATCCTATATCTAGTTGTTTCCAATGTCCCTTGGATCTAATAAAAAACCAGATTTAATTCTTTTGGACTAGGAAAAACGTCAAATCTCAGAATTCTTGGGCTACATTTCCTTATTTATTCATGGCCAGGATTCGATAATGCAATGATATGCTTTTATATTTCTTTGTTTTCGGAATTTGCTCTCCGAAGAGGCGCAAGGTGAATACTGCATATGTTTTTACATTGGTGTTTTACTAGAGTCGGAATAAAAAATGTTAGGGCCTCTTTCATTCTATTAAATTACATgagaattttggaatttttttctataaaatttatttggttttTCGGAATCAAAACGATAGGAATTTTCCTATGGTCTAACTCTTTTTTTGAGCTTTTCTATGGTCTAACTTTACATACATTTCCAAAGAATTTTTCATTCGAAACTTATGGATGTAAAATAGGAACATAAGGACTAAATTTTCACTAAAAATGTATACGGACACGTATTTTAGAAAAAGTTGGAGAGGACAAAAGAACATATATGTCAAAATTGATGGAGTATCTAATGGTAAGGGCATGTCCCACACGGACCCACAAATAGTCGGCAACAACCCACGCCGAGCGGTCAAGATGTAGTTTGCAATCCAACGCGGTACCCCGATAGGTCCACGGTCTGTTTCTCTGCAAACNNNNNNNNNNNNNNNNNNNNNNNNNNNNNNNNNNNNNNNNNNNNNNNNNNNNNNNNNNNNNNNNNNNNNNNNNNNNNNNNNNNNNNNNNNNNNNNNNNNNNNNNNNNNNNNNNNNNNNNNNNNNNNNNNNNNNNNNNNNNNNNNNNNNNNNNNNNNNNNNNNNNNNNNNNNNNNNNNNNNNNNNNNNNNNNNNNNNNNNNNNNNCCCGGCGTCCTTCCCACGTGAAGCGGTTGCCACGCATTCATGCCGCTCCAGAGCGCCAGCGCCACATTCATGCCCGCCTAGAGAGGACACGACATCTCACTGGTGCCGATATAGTATCCACACATGTTCAATGCTAGAGGAACATGACTGGACGGGATGGAAGAGATATCTACCACATTCAAACGGGCTGACCGTTCGTCCGCCCGTTGTAATTAAACAAGCGCGTCGGGCAAGAAACCCACTCTAGCGCTCGCATAGATGCAATCCGCCATTTGGCCTGGTCAGCATACACTACTTCAACGAGGTCACGCCCGCACAACATTTCTTTCCCATCCTCCTTCGTGCACCCTCCCCATCAAGCGGAAGCACGCGTTGGCCACCCTCGCGGCCGATTGACAGGGCCGCCATGTGCGGCGAATAGAGGTCGACATGCTGGCGAGATCTTCGGAGGTCTCTGACGATGTGAAGGCGGCCTCCGACTCGTAGTCGGCGCCTCTGCCC encodes:
- the LOC119300516 gene encoding uncharacterized protein LOC119300516 is translated as MTIVDFIELSDDNIIDLSSDEETVQKDQIATQDRVTLLDRQGMFLLAGEGSQDVPAVFVVASEGSQEAAECGHAFEATASSMVTEKAPFVAANEGRQDAAESGNALEATPLSFVTKKAPLDTAKSPNCHRSPTSASFPGPTSTTPKALTSEGGDAKSVRVKRKYRKKNYHTGTARKSHRLIQIGTSRVEELAADQKRSRTIEPAEESAASTDKAGPAKLSLPTPQTSCS